A window of Plutella xylostella chromosome 19, ilPluXylo3.1, whole genome shotgun sequence contains these coding sequences:
- the LOC105391373 gene encoding uncharacterized protein LOC105391373 isoform X3: MKPRGASVMHAFTALTMLTMANAQTTCNQGMGRVMYERLPNQQLHGFDDDVVRETAPPFRVLEKCQDLCLRDRSGNSLVRTCNSIDFQPGARIAAFSPEPEYEESTCYLTREQAAPEGIGTLMIVPNSVHFNEICLTSNRPERECPSRRYVFERHARKRLKLPPSDLKEIMVANRTECEDKCLGEFSFVCRSATYDSALRTCSLSRFTRRTHPEMLEDDHNADYLENTCLNAERRCDGLAVFIKEENKRLGGPFEADVFSNMTLEECQAMCVRAEKYFCRSIEHDAMTRQCVLSEEDSVSQKDDVTVSASPTHHFYDLVCLDNPRGTEYPDNSVTSHLFSPGRRPDTAFQRYRNSRITGEFHSEITGRSLSECLDECLRQTSFQCRSAVYSDRARTCRLSRYNQKDGMRLLYDPDFDYYENLMHQLVSGEGEAGGAGSGSQPWGRPTTTGGNSGDRDRDRDRDRDRDRDRDRYPSGGDRDRDRDRDRYPDDDRYPDDDRYGRPDDRYPPGADYDLYLDRYPGGDRYPDDRYPPGVGLDRYPPGVGLDRYPPGVGYPAPAAYPAPAAYPAGGRYPAAGDRYPVDSGRYPYYDYPTTNDIGRYPASDRYPVSRYPVDTYPDRYPASRYPEDRYPMSGGGRYPSRPGYYNTNRYPAADDRYPSRDWSGRYPYSRYPVGVNREPIIPLGGTPDYYNKYPQTGSSYPPAGYGRGGYYGAGPAPDLIGADRYPERGRPVVPVGPDRYPVEPRPIFGIRRPVERPGGYRGSYPPPERPIGAPAYGGYEPDGPIGPGAPIPVGGPIGGPLGGPVGGPPIGQRPWQGSRCEDDSFRQVGRQRMQRRFVRRFTTAQSLAQCQRECIEARDFICRSFNFRDAGFNGEARDNCELSDRDTRELDAANPAHFDNTANEYDFYERALGRIADDCLDVSQVCNEDGMEFTLRLPEGFYGRMYTYGFYDRCFFRGNGGNVNVLRISGAHGYPECGTQRYGDTMTNIVVVQFSDNVQTSRDKRFNLTCLFRGPAEAVVTSNYIGAGSGSPIPIEYLPEESSLNSKVRLMILYQGRPTTTIAVGDPLTFRLEAQDGYNYATDIFATNVIARDPYSGRSVQLIDRVGCPVDADVFPELDKGRSGDSLEARFNAFKIPESNFLVFEATVRTCREGCQPAYCPNHSGRSEPSFGRRRRDVANSTIIVTSNDTAEARSDDAPDTSTKKMDKDAVYKVSIEEAEVDKYLKDEVETPSHVRKMIEVFDNRNELLEESGPDSSPVVAAVGTCVSPHHYRALLATLAVLLSLLLAMCTAALYIYRRYWRVLRKNMHASSAAPALRPVTPGPRPTRTSLFAASHMHKPFSLSGLGRTFQEVGDEVGSSGRLANAFDDGSEPIYTDPSLFERSRSLRSLHSLDMKPERRDRHA, encoded by the exons ATGAAGCCGCGAGGGGCGAGCGTCATGCACGCCTTCACCGCACTCACTATGCTCACCATGGCGAACG CCCAAACCACGTGCAACCAAGGGATGGGGCGCGTCATGTACGAACGATTACCCAACCAGCAGCTGCACGGATTCGATGATGATGTT GTCCGCGAGACGGCGCCCCCGTTCCGTGTGCTGGAGAAGTGCCAGGACCTGTGTCTGCGGGACCGCTCGGGCAACAGCCTGGTCCGCACGTGCAACTCCATCGACTTCCAGCCCGGGGCCCGCATCGCCGCCTTCAGCCCCGAGCCCGAGTACGAGGAGTCCACGTGCTACCTCACCAGGGAGCAGGCGGCCCCTGAGGGCATCGGGACGTTGATGATCGTGCCCAATAGCGTGCATTTCAATGAGATTTGCTTGACTT CGAACCGTCCAGAGCGTGAATGTCCGTCCCGCCGGTACGTGTTCGAGCGGCACGCCCGCAAGCGCCTGAAGCTCCCACCTTCAGACCTGAAGGAGATCATGGTGGCCAACCGCACCGAGTGTGAGGACAAGTGCCTCGGGGAGTTCAGCTTCGTCTGTAGATCTGCTACCTACGACTCTGCGTTACGGACCTGTTCGCTAAGCAGGTTTACGAGGAGAACCCATCCAGAGATGCTGGAAGATGACCACAATGCCGATTATTTGGAGAATACTTGCTTGAATG cTGAAAGACGTTGCGACGGTCTAGCCGTGTTCATAAAAGAGGAAAACAAGCGGTTAGGAGGACCTTTCGAAGCAGATGTCTTCTCTAATATGACCCTGGAGGAATGTCAAGCTATGTGCGTCAGGGCCGAAAA GTACTTCTGCCGCTCGATAGAGCATGATGCCATGACTCGTCAGTGTGTGCTGTCGGAAGAAGACTCGGTGTCACAGAAGGATGACGTGACGGTCAGCGCTTCGCCAACGCACCACTTCTACGACCTCGTCTGTCTCGATAATC CTCGCGGCACGGAGTACCCGGACAACAGCGTGACGTCACACCTGTTCTCCCCGGGCCGGCGCCCCGACACTGCCTTCCAGCGCTACAGGAACAGCCGCATCACCGGGGAGTTCCATTCCGAGATCACCGGCCGCTCGCTGAGTGAATGTCTGGATGAGTGTCTGAGGCAGACCAGCTTCCAGTGCAG GTCAGCGGTGTACAGTGATCGCGCTAGAACCTGTCGCCTCAGTCGGTACAACCAGAAGGATGGCATGAGGCTCTTGTACGACCCTGACTTCGATTACTACGAGAATTTAATGC ATCAGCTAGTGAGTGGAGAAGGAGAGGCGGGGGGCGCAGGCAGCGGCTCCCAGCCCTGGGGCCGACCCACTACCACAG GTGGTAACAGCGGTGATCGCGACCGCGACCGCGATCGTGATCGCGACCGTGATCGCGACCGCGACCGCTACCCGTCCGGCGGCGACCGCGACCGCGACCGCGACCGGGACCGCTACCCCGACGACGACCGGTACCCTGACGACGACCGGTACGGCAGACCCGACGACCGCTACCCACCCGGCGCCGACTACGACCTCTACCTCGACCGATACCCGGGCGGGGACAGATATCCCGACGACAGATACCCGCCCGGAGTCGGCCTCGACCGCTACCCGCCGGGGGTCGGCCTCGACAGATATCCCCCCGGAGTCGGCtaccccgcccccgccgcctaCCCTGCGCCCGCCGCCTACCCCGCCGGCGGCAGGTACCCCGCAGCAGGCGATCGATACCCAGTTGACAGCGGACGATACCCCTACTACGACTATCCCACCACTAACGATATTGGCAGATACCCGGCTAGTGATCGCTACCCTGTCAGTAGATACCCCGTCGACACTTACCCTGATAGATACCCAGCTAGTCGGTATCCAGAAGACAGATACCCGATGAGCGGTGGTGGCCGGTACCCGAGTAGACCAGGGTACTATAACACTAACAGATACCCTGCTGCTGATGACCGTTACCCATCCAGGGACTGGTCGGGAAGATACCCGTATAGCCGCTACCCTGTCGGTGTGAACCGAGAACCAATAATACCGCTTGGTGGCACTCCTGACTATTATAACAAATATCCGCAGACCGGATCATCCTATCCACCTG CAGGCTATGGTCGTGGAGGCTACTACGGCGCAGGGCCAGCCCCTGACCTCATTGGCGCTGATCGCTACCCCGAGAGAGGTCGACCTGTAGTCCCAGTAGGTCCTGACAG ATACCCAGTGGAACCTAGACCGATATTCGGGATAAGAAGACCAGTAGAAAGGCCTGGAGGATACCGTGGAAGTTATCCGCCTCCAGAGCGTCCTATTG GCGCACCAGCTTATGGGGGCTACGAGCCAGATGGACCGATCGGGCCAGGGGCACCCATTCCAGTTGGTGGACCAATAGGAGGCCCGCTCGGTGGACCAGTGGGAGGCCCTCCAATAGGTCAGAGGCCATGGCAAGGGTCCCGCTGTGAGGATGACAGCTTCAGACAAGTTGGGCGACAGCGCATGCAGAGGAGATTCGTGCGAAGATTTACCACTGCCCAGTCTTTGGCCCAATGCCAGAGGGAGTGCATTGAGGCTAGGGATTTCATCTGCAGGTCTTTCAACTTTAG GGACGCGGGCTTCAACGGAGAAGCCCGGGACAACTGCGAGCTGAGCGACCGCGACACGCGCGAGCTGGACGCCGCCAACCCCGCGCACTTTGATAATACCGCTAATGAGTACGACTTCTACGAGCGAGCCCTGGGGAGGATTGCTGACGACTGTTTGGATG TCTCCCAAGTGTGCAACGAAGACGGAATGGAGTTCACGTTGCGGCTGCCCGAAGGGTTCTACGGTCGTATGTACACGTACGGCTTCTACGACCGCTGTTTCTTCCGCGGCAACGGAGGCAACGTCAACGTGCTGCGCATCAGCGGCGCCCACGGGTACCCCGAGTGTGGGACGCAGCGG TACGGCGACACGATGACCAACATCGTCGTAGTCCAGTTCAGCGACAACGTGCAGACGTCACGCGACAAGCGGTTCAACCTCACCTGCCTGTTCCGCGGCCCGGCCGAGGCCGTCGTCACGTCCAACTACATCGGCGCTGG ATCCGGCAGCCCAATCCCGATAGAGTACCTCCCGGAGGAGAGTTCATTGAACTCGAAGGTGCGGCTGATGATCCTGTACCAGGGGCGTCCCACGACCACCATCGCCGTGGGAGACCCTCTCACGTTCAGGCTGGAGGCTCAGGACGGCTACAACTATGCCACAGATATATTTGCTACGAATGTCATAGCGCGGGATCCATATTCTGGACGATCGGTGCAGCTGATCGATAGAGTCGG GTGTCCAGTGGATGCTGATGTCTTCCCCGAGTTGGACAAGGGTCGGAGCGGCGACTCTCTGGAAGCCAGGTTCAACGCTTTCAAGATACCGGAGTCCAACTTCCTGGTGTTCGAAGCTACAGTGCGGACATGCAGAGAAGGATGCCAACcc GCTTACTGCCCCAACCACTCAGGGAGATCCGAGCCATCCTTTGGCCGCCGTCGCCGGGACGTGGCCAACTCAACCATCATCGTCACATCCAACGACACAGCTGAAGCCAGGTCCGACGATGCACCAGACACCAGCACTAAGAAGATGGATAAAGACGCAGTGTACAAGGTCTCGATCGAAGAGGCTGAGGTGGACAAATATCTGAAGGATGAGGTGGAGACCCCCAGTCATGTGCGGAAGATGATTGAG GTATTCGACAACCGCAACGAGCTGTTAGAAGAGAGTGGCCCGGACTCCTCCCCAGTAGTAGCGGCTGTCGGGACGTGCGTGTCGCCGCACCACTACCGCGCGCTGCTCGCTACACTCGCCGTTCTACTGTCCCTGTTACTGGCCATGTGTACCGCCGCGCTGTATATTTATCG CCGCTACTGGCGTGTGTTGCGTAAGAACATGCACGCGTCgagcgcggcgccggcgctgCGCCCCGTGACGCCGGGCCCGCGCCCCACCAGGACCTCGCTGTTCGCCGCCTCGCACATGCACAAACCATTCTCGCTCAG TGGCCTAGGCAGGACGTTCCAAGAAGTGGGTGACGAAGTGGGGTCGTCGGGCCGGCTAGCCAACGCCTTTGACGACGGCAGCGAGCCGATCTACACCGACCCCTCTCTCTTCGAGCGCTCCCGGTCGCTCCGCTCTCTACACTCCCTGGATATGAAGCCCGAGCGCCGTGATAGACACGCGTAA
- the LOC105391373 gene encoding uncharacterized protein LOC105391373 isoform X4: MKPRGASVMHAFTALTMLTMANAQTTCNQGMGRVMYERLPNQQLHGFDDDVVRETAPPFRVLEKCQDLCLRDRSGNSLVRTCNSIDFQPGARIAAFSPEPEYEESTCYLTREQAAPEGIGTLMIVPNSVHFNEICLTSNRPERECPSRRYVFERHARKRLKLPPSDLKEIMVANRTECEDKCLGEFSFVCRSATYDSALRTCSLSRFTRRTHPEMLEDDHNADYLENTCLNAERRCDGLAVFIKEENKRLGGPFEADVFSNMTLEECQAMCVRAEKYFCRSIEHDAMTRQCVLSEEDSVSQKDDVTVSASPTHHFYDLVCLDNLSHRAARGTEYPDNSVTSHLFSPGRRPDTAFQRYRNSRITGEFHSEITGRSLSECLDECLRQTSFQCRSAVYSDRARTCRLSRYNQKDGMRLLYDPDFDYYENLMRGNSGDRDRDRDRDRDRDRDRDRYPSGGDRDRDRDRDRYPDDDRYPDDDRYGRPDDRYPPGADYDLYLDRYPGGDRYPDDRYPPGVGLDRYPPGVGLDRYPPGVGYPAPAAYPAPAAYPAGGRYPAAGDRYPVDSGRYPYYDYPTTNDIGRYPASDRYPVSRYPVDTYPDRYPASRYPEDRYPMSGGGRYPSRPGYYNTNRYPAADDRYPSRDWSGRYPYSRYPVGVNREPIIPLGGTPDYYNKYPQTGSSYPPAGYGRGGYYGAGPAPDLIGADRYPERGRPVVPVGPDRYPVEPRPIFGIRRPVERPGGYRGSYPPPERPIGAPAYGGYEPDGPIGPGAPIPVGGPIGGPLGGPVGGPPIGQRPWQGSRCEDDSFRQVGRQRMQRRFVRRFTTAQSLAQCQRECIEARDFICRSFNFRDAGFNGEARDNCELSDRDTRELDAANPAHFDNTANEYDFYERALGRIADDCLDVSQVCNEDGMEFTLRLPEGFYGRMYTYGFYDRCFFRGNGGNVNVLRISGAHGYPECGTQRYGDTMTNIVVVQFSDNVQTSRDKRFNLTCLFRGPAEAVVTSNYIGAGSGSPIPIEYLPEESSLNSKVRLMILYQGRPTTTIAVGDPLTFRLEAQDGYNYATDIFATNVIARDPYSGRSVQLIDRVGCPVDADVFPELDKGRSGDSLEARFNAFKIPESNFLVFEATVRTCREGCQPAYCPNHSGRSEPSFGRRRRDVANSTIIVTSNDTAEARSDDAPDTSTKKMDKDAVYKVSIEEAEVDKYLKDEVETPSHVRKMIEVFDNRNELLEESGPDSSPVVAAVGTCVSPHHYRALLATLAVLLSLLLAMCTAALYIYRRYWRVLRKNMHASSAAPALRPVTPGPRPTRTSLFAASHMHKPFSLSGLGRTFQEVGDEVGSSGRLANAFDDGSEPIYTDPSLFERSRSLRSLHSLDMKPERRDRHA; this comes from the exons ATGAAGCCGCGAGGGGCGAGCGTCATGCACGCCTTCACCGCACTCACTATGCTCACCATGGCGAACG CCCAAACCACGTGCAACCAAGGGATGGGGCGCGTCATGTACGAACGATTACCCAACCAGCAGCTGCACGGATTCGATGATGATGTT GTCCGCGAGACGGCGCCCCCGTTCCGTGTGCTGGAGAAGTGCCAGGACCTGTGTCTGCGGGACCGCTCGGGCAACAGCCTGGTCCGCACGTGCAACTCCATCGACTTCCAGCCCGGGGCCCGCATCGCCGCCTTCAGCCCCGAGCCCGAGTACGAGGAGTCCACGTGCTACCTCACCAGGGAGCAGGCGGCCCCTGAGGGCATCGGGACGTTGATGATCGTGCCCAATAGCGTGCATTTCAATGAGATTTGCTTGACTT CGAACCGTCCAGAGCGTGAATGTCCGTCCCGCCGGTACGTGTTCGAGCGGCACGCCCGCAAGCGCCTGAAGCTCCCACCTTCAGACCTGAAGGAGATCATGGTGGCCAACCGCACCGAGTGTGAGGACAAGTGCCTCGGGGAGTTCAGCTTCGTCTGTAGATCTGCTACCTACGACTCTGCGTTACGGACCTGTTCGCTAAGCAGGTTTACGAGGAGAACCCATCCAGAGATGCTGGAAGATGACCACAATGCCGATTATTTGGAGAATACTTGCTTGAATG cTGAAAGACGTTGCGACGGTCTAGCCGTGTTCATAAAAGAGGAAAACAAGCGGTTAGGAGGACCTTTCGAAGCAGATGTCTTCTCTAATATGACCCTGGAGGAATGTCAAGCTATGTGCGTCAGGGCCGAAAA GTACTTCTGCCGCTCGATAGAGCATGATGCCATGACTCGTCAGTGTGTGCTGTCGGAAGAAGACTCGGTGTCACAGAAGGATGACGTGACGGTCAGCGCTTCGCCAACGCACCACTTCTACGACCTCGTCTGTCTCGATAATC TTTCTCACCGGGCAGCTCGCGGCACGGAGTACCCGGACAACAGCGTGACGTCACACCTGTTCTCCCCGGGCCGGCGCCCCGACACTGCCTTCCAGCGCTACAGGAACAGCCGCATCACCGGGGAGTTCCATTCCGAGATCACCGGCCGCTCGCTGAGTGAATGTCTGGATGAGTGTCTGAGGCAGACCAGCTTCCAGTGCAG GTCAGCGGTGTACAGTGATCGCGCTAGAACCTGTCGCCTCAGTCGGTACAACCAGAAGGATGGCATGAGGCTCTTGTACGACCCTGACTTCGATTACTACGAGAATTTAATGC GTGGTAACAGCGGTGATCGCGACCGCGACCGCGATCGTGATCGCGACCGTGATCGCGACCGCGACCGCTACCCGTCCGGCGGCGACCGCGACCGCGACCGCGACCGGGACCGCTACCCCGACGACGACCGGTACCCTGACGACGACCGGTACGGCAGACCCGACGACCGCTACCCACCCGGCGCCGACTACGACCTCTACCTCGACCGATACCCGGGCGGGGACAGATATCCCGACGACAGATACCCGCCCGGAGTCGGCCTCGACCGCTACCCGCCGGGGGTCGGCCTCGACAGATATCCCCCCGGAGTCGGCtaccccgcccccgccgcctaCCCTGCGCCCGCCGCCTACCCCGCCGGCGGCAGGTACCCCGCAGCAGGCGATCGATACCCAGTTGACAGCGGACGATACCCCTACTACGACTATCCCACCACTAACGATATTGGCAGATACCCGGCTAGTGATCGCTACCCTGTCAGTAGATACCCCGTCGACACTTACCCTGATAGATACCCAGCTAGTCGGTATCCAGAAGACAGATACCCGATGAGCGGTGGTGGCCGGTACCCGAGTAGACCAGGGTACTATAACACTAACAGATACCCTGCTGCTGATGACCGTTACCCATCCAGGGACTGGTCGGGAAGATACCCGTATAGCCGCTACCCTGTCGGTGTGAACCGAGAACCAATAATACCGCTTGGTGGCACTCCTGACTATTATAACAAATATCCGCAGACCGGATCATCCTATCCACCTG CAGGCTATGGTCGTGGAGGCTACTACGGCGCAGGGCCAGCCCCTGACCTCATTGGCGCTGATCGCTACCCCGAGAGAGGTCGACCTGTAGTCCCAGTAGGTCCTGACAG ATACCCAGTGGAACCTAGACCGATATTCGGGATAAGAAGACCAGTAGAAAGGCCTGGAGGATACCGTGGAAGTTATCCGCCTCCAGAGCGTCCTATTG GCGCACCAGCTTATGGGGGCTACGAGCCAGATGGACCGATCGGGCCAGGGGCACCCATTCCAGTTGGTGGACCAATAGGAGGCCCGCTCGGTGGACCAGTGGGAGGCCCTCCAATAGGTCAGAGGCCATGGCAAGGGTCCCGCTGTGAGGATGACAGCTTCAGACAAGTTGGGCGACAGCGCATGCAGAGGAGATTCGTGCGAAGATTTACCACTGCCCAGTCTTTGGCCCAATGCCAGAGGGAGTGCATTGAGGCTAGGGATTTCATCTGCAGGTCTTTCAACTTTAG GGACGCGGGCTTCAACGGAGAAGCCCGGGACAACTGCGAGCTGAGCGACCGCGACACGCGCGAGCTGGACGCCGCCAACCCCGCGCACTTTGATAATACCGCTAATGAGTACGACTTCTACGAGCGAGCCCTGGGGAGGATTGCTGACGACTGTTTGGATG TCTCCCAAGTGTGCAACGAAGACGGAATGGAGTTCACGTTGCGGCTGCCCGAAGGGTTCTACGGTCGTATGTACACGTACGGCTTCTACGACCGCTGTTTCTTCCGCGGCAACGGAGGCAACGTCAACGTGCTGCGCATCAGCGGCGCCCACGGGTACCCCGAGTGTGGGACGCAGCGG TACGGCGACACGATGACCAACATCGTCGTAGTCCAGTTCAGCGACAACGTGCAGACGTCACGCGACAAGCGGTTCAACCTCACCTGCCTGTTCCGCGGCCCGGCCGAGGCCGTCGTCACGTCCAACTACATCGGCGCTGG ATCCGGCAGCCCAATCCCGATAGAGTACCTCCCGGAGGAGAGTTCATTGAACTCGAAGGTGCGGCTGATGATCCTGTACCAGGGGCGTCCCACGACCACCATCGCCGTGGGAGACCCTCTCACGTTCAGGCTGGAGGCTCAGGACGGCTACAACTATGCCACAGATATATTTGCTACGAATGTCATAGCGCGGGATCCATATTCTGGACGATCGGTGCAGCTGATCGATAGAGTCGG GTGTCCAGTGGATGCTGATGTCTTCCCCGAGTTGGACAAGGGTCGGAGCGGCGACTCTCTGGAAGCCAGGTTCAACGCTTTCAAGATACCGGAGTCCAACTTCCTGGTGTTCGAAGCTACAGTGCGGACATGCAGAGAAGGATGCCAACcc GCTTACTGCCCCAACCACTCAGGGAGATCCGAGCCATCCTTTGGCCGCCGTCGCCGGGACGTGGCCAACTCAACCATCATCGTCACATCCAACGACACAGCTGAAGCCAGGTCCGACGATGCACCAGACACCAGCACTAAGAAGATGGATAAAGACGCAGTGTACAAGGTCTCGATCGAAGAGGCTGAGGTGGACAAATATCTGAAGGATGAGGTGGAGACCCCCAGTCATGTGCGGAAGATGATTGAG GTATTCGACAACCGCAACGAGCTGTTAGAAGAGAGTGGCCCGGACTCCTCCCCAGTAGTAGCGGCTGTCGGGACGTGCGTGTCGCCGCACCACTACCGCGCGCTGCTCGCTACACTCGCCGTTCTACTGTCCCTGTTACTGGCCATGTGTACCGCCGCGCTGTATATTTATCG CCGCTACTGGCGTGTGTTGCGTAAGAACATGCACGCGTCgagcgcggcgccggcgctgCGCCCCGTGACGCCGGGCCCGCGCCCCACCAGGACCTCGCTGTTCGCCGCCTCGCACATGCACAAACCATTCTCGCTCAG TGGCCTAGGCAGGACGTTCCAAGAAGTGGGTGACGAAGTGGGGTCGTCGGGCCGGCTAGCCAACGCCTTTGACGACGGCAGCGAGCCGATCTACACCGACCCCTCTCTCTTCGAGCGCTCCCGGTCGCTCCGCTCTCTACACTCCCTGGATATGAAGCCCGAGCGCCGTGATAGACACGCGTAA